Proteins encoded in a region of the Drosophila busckii strain San Diego stock center, stock number 13000-0081.31 chromosome 2L, ASM1175060v1, whole genome shotgun sequence genome:
- the LOC108607525 gene encoding putative odorant-binding protein A5 translates to MKLLYFGLSLLLCLSWGQLNVGAQSNELKVHRVMKELGVVPDVLKQPPKALLKMRFEDDTEIEEGKTYTPTDMKFQPRLEWLADADTYYTIVMLSPDAPSRENPMYRSWLHWLVVNVPGMDVAKGQVISEYFGPLPPKESGLLRYVALVYQQPDKLSFDEKKLDLKNAEGHSNFDVQKFTDKYEMGEPLAGNIFQSKWDSYVTELMKMLYDVDE, encoded by the exons ATGAAATTGCTTTACTTTGGCCTCTCATTGCTGCTGTGTCTGAGCTGGGGTCAGTTGAATGTGGGGGCCCaatcaaatgaattaaaaGTGCACCGCGTGATGAAGGAGCTGGGTGTGGTGCCCGATGTGCTCAAACAGCCGCCCAAAGCGTTACTTAAG ATGCGCTTTGAGGATGATACGGAAATTGAAGAGGGCAAGACGTACACGCCCACTGACATGAAATTTCAGCCTAGGCTGGAGTGGCTGGCAGATGCGGACACTTATTATACGATCGTCATGCTCAGTCCCGATGCACCAAGTCGTGAGAATCCTATGTATAGATCATGGCTGCACTGGCTAGTGGTCAATGTGCCGGGCATGGATGTGGCCAAGGGCCAGGTAATCTCTGAATACTTTGGACCCCTGCCGCCGAAGGAAAGCGGCCTCTTGAGATATGTGGCGCTTGTCTATCAGCAGCCGGATAAGCTTAGCTTTGATGAGAAGAAACTGGATCTGAAAAATGCCGAAGGTCACAGCAATTTTGATGTGCAGAAATTCACGGATAAATATGAAATGGGGGAACCGCTGGCAGGCAATATATTTCAATCCAAATGGGACAGCTACGTGACGGAGCTTATGAAAATGTTGTACGATGTGGACGAGTGA